The Gemmatimonadaceae bacterium genome contains the following window.
CATTGCGCTCCACCGCCTTCCGGCATCCCAGCCGGAATGGCGCCCCCCGGACCGATGATTACTCGAGGAGGTAGACCCATGCTGCAACGCTTGACGCGTGCCCTGCTGCTCACGGCGGTTCTCGCCTTCGCCGCCTGCTCCGGCGACTCCGTTACCGGGGCCCGCCTGCGCCCCGGCCAGGGGATGCTTGCCGTGCGGTTGACGGACGCCCCGCTGCCGATCGATTCCGTGAAGGAAGTGAACATCTTCGTCGAGCGTATTGACGCCCGCCGCAAGGTGACGGATTCCGCGGAGATCAACGACGACATCGAGCAAGAGGACGGCGACCACGATTCGACGTCGGCCGACTCGGTGCGGCACGACGGTGACCACGATGAAGATTCGGACTCAACGAAGTGGGTGACCATTGCCACCCCCAACCAGGTGTTCAACCTGCTCACGCTGCGGAACGGCGTCACGGCGTTCCTGGGCGCCACGCCGGTGGACACCGGGCTCTATCGTGCGGTGCGCCTGGTGATCGATCCGGCGCGGTCGAACATTGTGCTGAAGGACGGCACGGTGCTCTCGGCCACGTCGAGCCCGGGCATCGAGTTCGAGCACAAGGGTCACCACGGGCTCTTCGTGGAACTCGAGGACATGGTTGAGGTGTCAGAAGGTGGCACGACGACGCTCACCCTCGACCTCAAGCTCGACCAGAGCATCATCCTGCGCGGCATGTCGCTGCGCGACGGATTCTTCTTCCGGGCGGCGGTTGCCGGCTGGACCCACAAGCGCGATCACTAGGAGTTTACCATGCGAGCACTGACCCTTACCGCGGCGACTGCCCTCCTGCTGGCAGCCTGCGGCCAATCGCGCCCCGACACGATGAAGAGCCTGGCCGAGGAGCAGTCGATCTCGGCGCAGAAGGACTCCGTCCTGCTGGAAGTGTCGCGCAACGCGACCTTCATCAGCGACCTCAGCCAGCAGCTGGGCACGGTGCGCAACCTCAAGGCGAGCCAGACCAGCGGCACCAAGGGCGACCTGGAGAACAATCTCACGCCGTCGCAGCGCCGGGAGATGATCCTTGCGCAGGTGCGCGAGGTGACGGAACGCCTGAATGCCAGCGAACGGCGCCTTGATGAGAGCCGCCGGCGGGTGACCGAACTCACGGGCACCGACGCCAGCAAGTCGCGCCGGCTGGCCGCCTTCGACTCCGTCGTGACGTCCTTCCGCTCGATCATCGCCTCGCAGCGCGACCAGATTGCCGCGATGACGGCGCAGATCGAGGCGCTGAGCCAGGAGAACACGCAGCTCAAGACGGAGAACGTCCGCCTGGCGAGCAACACGGCCACGCTGACGGTCGAGCGCGATTCCGTGATTGCGGAGCAGAACACGGTCTACTACGTCGCCGGCACCGCCGATGAACTGGCGGCCCAGCACGTGATCGAGAAGGTGGGCGGCTTCCTGGGCATCGGGCGCACCGTGGTCCCGGCCCGCGTGCTCGATCCGACGGCGTTCACTCCGATCGACATGCGCAACGTGCGTGACATCACCCTGCCCAACCAGGACCGCAAGTATCGCGTGATCACGCGGCAGAACCTGACCGCGCTCGCCACGCCGCCCGACTCGAAGGGACGCTTGCTGCACACGGTGAGCATTCGCGAGCCGCAGTCGTTCTGGGCGGGCTCGAAGTTCCTGATTCTGGTGGCGCAGTAGACCGCGCCGCGCGCCGGCATGGCGGGAGGTCGGCTGGAGGGGTCGACTGATTGCACCATCCTGCCATGCCGGTGCGCCCGGATTGCACGAGATGCGGGGACGTCGCCTGTGAACGGGCGGCGTCCCCGCGTCGTCTTATCTGCTAGATTAAGGTCTTCCTGTTCGCGCCTGGCACATCCCGGCGTCGCCGACTGACATACGGAGAAGCTGTGAAGACCGACACCTCGACCATCATCTGGACCCAGATCGACGAGGCGCCTGCTCTGGCGACTCTCTCGCTCCTGCCCATCGTGCAGGCCTTCACCAAGGGCACCGGCGTCTCGGTGGAGACGCGGGACATTTCGCTCGCCGGACGCATCCTCGCGCTCTTTCCGGAGCGCCTGACGGAGGCGCAGCGCATTCCCGACCAGCTCGCGCAACTCGGCGAACTCACGCAGCGCCCCGAAGCCAACATCATCAAGCTGCCCAATGTCTCCGCCTCGGTCCCGCAGCTGAAGGAGGCCATCAAGGAGCTTCAGGCGCAGGGGTACGCGATCCCCGACTACCCGGAATCGCCGAAGACTGACGCGGAGAAGGAAGTGCAGGCCCGGTATGCGAAGGCGCTCGGAAGCGCGGTCAATCCGGTGCTGCGCGAAGGCAACTCCGACCGGCGCTCTCCGCTCTCGGTGAAGGCGTTCTCCAGGAAGCACCCGCACAAGCTGAGCGCCTGGGCGCCGGATTCGAAGGCGCATGTCGCGCACATGGCGGACGGCGACTTCTATGGCAGCGAGACGTCCACGACGATGGCCCAGGCGGCCAATGTGCGCTACGAGTTCGTCGCGGCCGACGGCGCGGTCACCCTGCTCAAGAAGACCACGCCGTTGCAGGCGGGCGAGATCGTCGACACGTCGGTGATGCACGTACAGGCGCTGCGCCGGTTCTTCGACGAGCAGATCGAGGACGCCAGGAGCAAGGGGCTGCTGCTGTCGCTCCACCTCAAGGCGACGATGATGAAGGTCTCGGACCCGGTGATCTTCGGCCATGCGGTCACCGCGTTCTATAAGGACGTTTTCGACAAGCACGCCGCCACCTTCGCGCAACTGGGGGTCAACCCGAGCTTCGGCCTGGGTGACATCTACGCCAAGATCCAGGCGCTGCCGGCCGACCAGCGCGCGGCCATCGAGTCGGACATCGCGGCCGTCTACCGCAAGCGTCCGGCGCTCGCGATGGTCGATTCCGACCGCGGCATCACCAACCTGCACGTGCCGAGCGACATCATCGTGGACGCGTCGATGCCGGTGGTGG
Protein-coding sequences here:
- a CDS encoding DUF4382 domain-containing protein gives rise to the protein MLQRLTRALLLTAVLAFAACSGDSVTGARLRPGQGMLAVRLTDAPLPIDSVKEVNIFVERIDARRKVTDSAEINDDIEQEDGDHDSTSADSVRHDGDHDEDSDSTKWVTIATPNQVFNLLTLRNGVTAFLGATPVDTGLYRAVRLVIDPARSNIVLKDGTVLSATSSPGIEFEHKGHHGLFVELEDMVEVSEGGTTTLTLDLKLDQSIILRGMSLRDGFFFRAAVAGWTHKRDH